From Terriglobia bacterium, one genomic window encodes:
- a CDS encoding DUF11 domain-containing protein, with amino-acid sequence MRSNYQRKYLALTVRELPVSVQLVLFCLALLFAGSISASAQNVTNLNVPTTTTLWAGTQDFVQFGLSSLTFPASGLILPGTAISQFTGKPVRHLWYGDASNGFCRIDPEIDDPNGSLAAPGIGRFNNIITTCVGSINAGAFAPMQATFDASTNTIYAADIPRTANGIIRMHYLPSGDNGQGTIDPIHIESLMGSQLTRNSAGGCPVVTDPRNGATPFTMDAATIGPDGNLYIGWARNGTIARIPHPATFDPGNPADCASIDVPIFAPDARFGAGGAAGHTFGLAWIGHDLFGADNIAPWVKFNADQCLTPANGFNRCGPVAGAGTEILAAFVPGPQGGIVSDFTYNGPNTTFPGNSLYAMTLSGMARVINVTDALHIAITPQFGGNFCFLTGATIDTSDLANETVYVGVDCTQGGINGAAAIYKVVPQPPQAGPPAIPDSVVASATANAATVSWIPTPNGQATTSYVVRTLLAGGAPSGVPDLTVTAGANGIVPSSGTVTGLTNGTPVEFLVQACNATACSPFSAPTSVVTPRALTVPSAPTGVVASAGNGSAIIAWTPPANNGGSTIANYTITANPGGLMLTMPANQTGTNFTGLTNGTTYTFTVHATNVTGNSAESAPSAAVTPIAPLGTDIAITMSSPASINAGSFLTFTMTVTNNGPGDAAMVTLTDTMPGAFQAAATTQGVCTHTGANFTCNFGGMLSGASAKVTLTVIAGSTAITNTASVQLRDASGNLLVDPVAANNVASSTTNINAPVVGVVGVGGGTGGVSADLEVKGSAQNGGPNQGTGDTFTWQIKNNTGNAPASNVVFTLQLPPSFQFTSGAASVGTCGGVPSGSFGGTLTCNLASLPGGQTWLVSVNFVPTQAGVFSATGSGSFSGNDTNISNNSFTVTIRPR; translated from the coding sequence ATGAGAAGTAACTATCAGAGAAAATACCTTGCGCTGACAGTTCGCGAGTTGCCAGTTTCCGTGCAGCTCGTGCTGTTCTGTCTGGCTCTGCTGTTTGCGGGTTCGATCTCAGCGAGCGCGCAAAACGTGACGAATCTCAACGTGCCCACCACCACAACTCTGTGGGCCGGCACGCAGGATTTTGTCCAGTTCGGGCTCTCGTCACTGACCTTTCCGGCCTCAGGATTGATCCTGCCAGGCACGGCCATCAGCCAGTTCACTGGTAAGCCGGTGCGTCACCTGTGGTACGGCGACGCCAGCAATGGCTTCTGCCGAATCGATCCGGAGATCGATGATCCGAACGGTTCACTGGCAGCGCCTGGCATTGGCAGATTTAACAACATCATAACCACGTGCGTGGGCTCCATTAATGCCGGCGCATTTGCTCCGATGCAAGCCACGTTTGACGCCTCGACAAACACCATCTACGCGGCGGACATTCCACGCACGGCGAACGGCATCATCCGCATGCACTACCTTCCCAGCGGCGACAATGGACAGGGCACGATCGATCCGATTCACATCGAATCGTTGATGGGCTCGCAGCTCACTCGCAATTCGGCAGGCGGGTGCCCGGTGGTGACCGATCCTCGCAATGGCGCGACTCCGTTTACGATGGATGCAGCCACGATCGGCCCGGACGGCAATTTGTATATCGGCTGGGCGCGCAATGGCACGATCGCACGCATTCCTCATCCGGCAACCTTCGATCCAGGAAATCCGGCTGATTGCGCCAGCATCGATGTGCCGATCTTCGCTCCCGATGCCAGGTTTGGCGCGGGCGGCGCTGCGGGCCACACCTTCGGCCTCGCTTGGATCGGACACGATCTGTTTGGCGCCGACAACATAGCGCCATGGGTCAAGTTCAATGCCGACCAGTGTCTGACTCCGGCCAACGGATTTAACCGCTGCGGTCCAGTGGCAGGCGCAGGAACGGAAATCCTGGCCGCCTTTGTCCCCGGCCCGCAGGGAGGCATTGTCAGCGACTTCACCTATAACGGTCCCAACACGACGTTCCCCGGCAACTCACTCTATGCAATGACGCTGAGCGGGATGGCCAGGGTCATTAATGTCACAGACGCATTGCACATCGCCATTACTCCGCAGTTCGGCGGCAATTTCTGTTTCTTGACCGGCGCCACAATCGACACCAGTGATCTGGCCAATGAAACCGTGTATGTAGGCGTGGACTGCACGCAGGGCGGAATCAACGGCGCTGCAGCAATTTACAAAGTCGTCCCGCAGCCGCCGCAGGCTGGGCCGCCGGCGATTCCGGATAGTGTAGTTGCCAGCGCGACTGCCAACGCAGCAACCGTGAGCTGGATTCCAACTCCCAACGGCCAGGCAACCACCAGTTACGTGGTGCGCACACTGTTAGCCGGCGGAGCGCCTTCCGGTGTTCCTGACTTGACCGTAACCGCCGGGGCGAACGGCATTGTGCCAAGTTCGGGCACAGTCACGGGTTTGACCAACGGCACTCCGGTTGAGTTCTTGGTGCAAGCGTGTAACGCAACCGCCTGCAGTCCATTCTCGGCTCCCACATCTGTAGTCACGCCGCGGGCATTGACGGTTCCGAGCGCTCCTACGGGAGTGGTCGCGTCCGCCGGCAACGGCTCGGCGATCATCGCGTGGACTCCTCCGGCAAACAACGGTGGATCTACAATCGCCAACTACACCATAACCGCCAATCCCGGAGGACTCATGTTGACCATGCCTGCAAATCAAACCGGCACGAACTTTACCGGTCTGACCAACGGCACAACTTACACCTTTACCGTGCACGCAACCAATGTAACCGGCAACAGCGCGGAATCTGCGCCGTCAGCGGCCGTCACTCCGATTGCGCCGCTGGGAACCGATATCGCGATCACGATGAGCTCGCCGGCCAGCATTAACGCGGGATCGTTCCTGACTTTCACGATGACCGTGACCAACAATGGTCCCGGAGACGCCGCGATGGTCACTCTGACAGACACTATGCCCGGAGCCTTCCAGGCCGCAGCAACGACGCAGGGTGTGTGCACGCATACGGGGGCAAACTTCACCTGCAACTTCGGTGGAATGCTCTCGGGCGCCAGCGCCAAGGTGACGTTGACCGTAATCGCGGGATCAACTGCCATCACCAACACCGCTTCAGTGCAGCTGCGCGATGCATCCGGCAACCTTCTTGTTGATCCGGTTGCCGCGAACAACGTTGCCAGCTCCACCACCAACATTAATGCTCCGGTGGTCGGGGTTGTCGGCGTCGGAGGCGGCACAGGAGGCGTCAGCGCTGATCTCGAGGTGAAAGGTTCGGCCCAGAACGGCGGCCCGAACCAGGGAACCGGCGACACCTTCACCTGGCAGATCAAGAACAACACCGGCAACGCGCCCGCCTCGAACGTGGTGTTCACACTACAGCTGCCCCCGAGCTTCCAGTTCACCTCTGGGGCTGCCAGTGTGGGTACATGCGGAGGAGTACCGTCCGGAAGCTTCGGCGGAACGCTCACCTGCAACCTGGCCAGCTTGCCTGGAGGCCAGACGTGGCTGGTGTCGGTTAACTTCGTGCCAACGCAAGCGGGAGTCTTCTCGGCAACTGGCTCGGGCAGCTTCAGCGGCAATGACACGAATATTTCCAATAACTCGTTCACTGTAACTATCAGGCCCAGATAG